GGCCTGGGGACGAAGCGGGCGCTCGTCTTCGTCACCCCGGCCCTCCTCGTCATCGCCCTCTTCCTCCTCTTCCCGGCCATCTGGACGATCTATCTCGGGATGACCAACTACCGGTTGACCGGCCTCGCCGCCGCCAACACCGAGTTCGTCGGGCTCGCCAACTACTCGCAGGCGCTCGGTGACAAGAGCTTCTGGAACTCGCTGCGCCTCACCCTGATCTTCGTCTTCTTCTCCGGTGTGCTGGGCCAGACCCTCCTCGGGTTCACGCTGGCCTGGTCCACCCGGCGCATCGTAGGCTGGGCCCGCACCCTGCTCGAGTCGATCGTGCTCGCGGCGTGGGTCATCCCCGGTTCGGTCCACGCGTTCCTCTGGATCGCGCTGCTCGACCGCCGCGGCGGCACCCTCAACGCCCTTCTCGGCACCGACGGCAAGGCGTGGCTCATCGAGCACCCGATGACCGTCATCGTCATCTTCAACATCTGGATCGGCACCGCCTTCTCGATGCAGCTGTTCTCGTCCGCGTTGTCGGCCGTCCCGCCGTCGCAGCTGGAGAGCGCGCGGATGGCCGGGGCGTCCGGCTGGGAACAGTTGCGTGACGTCGTGCTGCCCAACATCCGCGGCCACGTCCTCACCAACACGCTGATGATCACGCTGTGGACCTTCAACACGTTCACGCCGTACCTGCTGACCGCCGGCGGCCCCAACGGCAAGACAGAGATCCTGTCCGTCTACATCTACCAGACGGCCATCCCCGGAGGTCAGCTCGGCTTCGGCGCCGCGATCTCGATGATCATGCTGCTGATCAACCTGGCCATCGCCCTGATGTACATGCGCATCGGAAGGAGCAGGAAGTGAGCACCTCCACCCCCACCCTCGGGCGCCAGCTGCGCAAGGTGACCGGGCGCGTCCTCTTCATCGTCCTGCTCGTGCTGATCGGCGTGTTCTTCGCGCTGCCCATGGCCTGGCTTGTGGTCGCACCGTTCGATGCGGCACCGACCATGGCGGTCAAGTGGCCCGAGTGGACGCTCAGCAACTTCCAGCGTCTCCTCGACAACCCCTACGCCATCGGCTCGATCGGCAACTCGCTGATCCTGGCGCTGGGGACGATGGTGATCACGGTGCTGTTCGCCACGCTCGCGAGCTACGCCCTGTCCCGGGTCAAGATCCCCGGGCGCGACGGACTGCTCTACGGCATGCTGCTGCTCAGCTCCATCGTCACGGGCACCGCCGCCATGGTGCCGACGTTCCAGCTGATGAACGCGATCCACCTCATCAACACCCACACCGGCGTCATGTTGGTGCTCGCGGGAGGCCTGCTGCCGACCGTCGTGTTCATCCTGAAGGACTTCATGGACTCGGTCCCGAAGTCGTACGAGGAGTCGGCCCGCCTCTACGGCGCGAAGCCGTACCAGGTCCTCAGCCACGTCGTGGTCCCCGTCGCCCGTCCCGGCATCGCGTTCGTCGCGATCTGGACCGTCGTCCAGGTGTGGGGCAACTTCCTGGTGCCGTTCCTGCTGCTGCGCGACCCGACGAGCCAGCCGGCCGCCGTCATGATGTACACCTTCTACACAGAATCCGGGCAGGCGGATCTGCGCCTCATCTCAGCGTTCTCGCTGATCTTCGCGCTGCCCGTGATCCTCCTCTACTTCTTCGTCAACCGAAAGTTCGGTTTCCGCTTCTACGGAGGTATCAAGTCATGACCTCGACCATCACCACCACCGCCCTGGTCAAGCAGTACCCGAACGGGGTCCGCGGCGTCGACGGCGTCGACATCGAGATCGCCGAGGGCGAGTTCTTCGCCCTCCTCGGCCCCTCCGGCTGCGGCAAGACCACCCTGCTGCGCTCCATCGCCGGCCTCGAGACCATCACCGAGGGGTCGCTGCGGATCGGCGACGAGGAGATGACCAACCGTGAGCCCGGGGAGCGGGGGGTGGCCATGGTGTTCCAGGACTACGCCCTCTTCCCCCACATGGATGTGTCGGACAACATCGCCTACCCGCTGCGGATCCGGAAGGTCGCCAAGGAGGAACGGAAGAAGGTCGCCGCGGACACGGCGGGCCGGCTGTCGCTCGAACATCTGTTGGAACGCCGTCCCGGTCAGCTGTCCGGCGGTCAGCAGCAGCGTGTCGCGCTGGCCCGCGCCATCGCGACCCGCCCCAAGGTGCTCCTCCTCGACGAGCCACTGTCGAACCTCGACGCGCGGCTCCGGCTCGAGGCCCGCTCGTTCCTGAAGGAACTGCAGCGCGAACTCGGCGTCACCTCGGTCTTCGTGACCCACGACCAGTCGGAGGCCCTCGCGCTCGCCGACAGGATGGCCGTCATGAAGGAGGGCAGGATCCAGCAGATCGGCACGCCCCGCGAGGTGTTCCACGCCCCGGCCAACACGTTCGTCGCCTCGTTCATCGGGTCCCACCCCATGAACCTGCTCGACGGCATCGTCACCGGCGGCCGCATCGCCGTCCTCGGCACCACCATCGCCGTGCGGGCGGAGACCGCCGCGCTTCTCAGCGAGGGCCAGAAGGTCGTCGTCGGGGCGCGGCCGGAGTACATCACCTGGAGCCCCACCCCCGTACCCGACGGCGTCGAGGCCGAGGTGTCGACCATCGAGAATCTGGGTGCCTCCGCGCTGCTCACCGCCCGCGCCGGCGACGACCGGTTGCAGGCCGTCGTCGACGAGGATCCGCTGCCGGAGCCGGGCCAGGTCGTCTGGTTCCAGATCCCGGTGAGCAAGACGATGGTCTTCGACGAGGAGTCGGGCCTCAGGATCGGCGGCGAGGAGCAGTGACCGATCCCCTCCCCCGGGCGATGTGGATCGTCCCGCACACCCACTGGGACCGCGAATGGTACGAGCCTCACGACGTGTTCCGCGCCCGGCTGGTCAGCATGCTCGACTCGCTGCTGACCATGCTGGAGCGTGAGCCGGGCTACCGGTTCACGCTCGACGGGCAGTCGGCCGCGATCGACGACTACCTCGAGATCCGCCCCGAGGAGACGGACCGTGTGCGCGCGGCCGTGGCACGCGGCCAACTCGCGCTGGGCCCGTTCCAGATCCTGCTGGACGAGTTCTGCTGCGACGGCGAGACGATCGTGCGAAACCTCGAACACGGCATCGCCTCGGCCCGCCGACTCGGCGGTGAGATGCGCGTCGGCTACCTGCCCGACATGTTCGGGCACGCCGCGCAGACCCCGCAGATCCTGCGCGGCTTCGGCATCGCGGACGCCTCCCTCTGGCGGGGCGTTCCCGCCGCCGTCGACCGGCACGCCTTCCTCTGGGAGGGGCTGGACGGCTCCGCGGTGCGGGTCGAGTACCTGTGGGACGGATACGGCAGCGCCCTGAAGCTGTTCGAACCGCTGGAGAAGCTGCCGGAGCTCGTCGACGCGTACGTCCGCGAGAACGCCGGCTGGTTCGGCGGCGAGGACGTCGCAGGCTGGTTCGGCACCGACCACATGGCGCCCCGCGCCGATCTCGTGCAGATCCTGCGTGCCTACGACGGGGAGGTGGAGCTGCGGATCGGCACCGTCGCCGACGTGATCGCCGCCCGCGACCACTCCCCCGCGGCGCTCGCGTCGCTGCCGGTCGTCCGCGGCGAGCTGCGCTCGCATGCCCGCGGCAACCTGCTCCCGGGGGTGTTCTCCATCCGCACCGACCTGAAGGCCGCCATGGCCGCGGCCGAGCGGGCGCTGACCACCGGGGAGCGGCTCGACGCCTTCGTCGGCGGCCCGTCCAGGACGGCGTTCTTCGAGCGGGGCTGGGGGCTGGTCATCGAGTCGACCGCGCATGATTCGGTCACCGGCTGCGGGGTCGACTCCACCGCGGACGAGGTCGAGTCCCGACTCAAGGTCGCGGCGCAGACCGCCGCGGGGGCGATCGACATCGCGCTCGCCCCGCTCGGGTCGGCCGCCCAGGAGGGGGCCGTCGCCGTGTTCAACCAGTCCGCCTTCCGGCGGCCGGTGCAGGCGGAGCTGGTGCTCGAGGCCGATCGGGCCGGGCTGCCCGCGAACGTGCAGTTGCTGAAGTCCCTGCCCACGGTGATCGGCGACGAGACCGTCTCCACCTCGGACCTGCCGAAGATCGTGCGCAGGATCCACGGCCAGGAGCTGTTCGGCAAGCACATCCGTTCCTGGACCTGGGAAGGCGACGAGCTCGTGTTCACCGTCGCCGACCACACGGCGGGCGACTTCGACCTTGCCGGCTTCGTCGCCGTCCTCACGCGGAAGTCGGCCGAGGGCGAGCGACTGTTCCGGGTCGTCACGCAGGTGCCGCCGACCAGCCGGGTCCTGGTGGCCGGTGAGGCGGACGGGTTGTCGGCCGTCGCGCTGGATGCCAGGGCCGCGGCGGCGCCGTCGCATCCGGTCGCGGCGCGGGGCACCGCGCTCGACAACGGGTTGGTGCGGGTCGAGGTCGCCTCCGACGGCGGCGTCACCGTCGAGGATCTCCGCAGCGGCGTGGCCCTCAGCGACGCACTCCGGATCGTCGACGACGGCGACCGGGGCGACTCCTACAACTACGGGCCGGTGGACGGCCCGGTCACGGCCGCCGAGTCGGTCGAGGTCGTGACGGTGGAGGAGGGCCCCCTGCGGGGCCGGATCCTGATCCGCCGCGGCTACCGGCTACCCGTCGGGATCGATGCCACCGACAGATCCCGCCGCGCGGACGAGACGACGCTGCAGCTGGTCGAGACCCTGCTGGAGCTGCGTGCCGGCGAGCCCTTCGTGCGCGTCGACGTCACGCTGACCAACCACGTCCGCGATCACCGCCTCCGCGTTCTCGTCCCGACCCTCGGATCGGGGCTGACCGGCTCGACCTCGGTGGGCCAGTACGGGGCGACCGCCCGCGGCCGTGACGCCGAGGGCGGCTGGGGCGAGTTCCCGCTGCCCACCTTCCCGGCGACGCGGTCGATCACGGCCGGCGGCGTCGGGGTGCTGCTCGACAAGCTCGTCGAGTACGAGATCGTCGACGGCGGCGCCGGGCCCGACCAGATCGCGCTCACCGCGCTGCGCAGCGTCGGGATGATGAGCGTCAACGTGCACCCGCTGCGCGACGAGCCGGCCGGCTCCCAGTTCGAGGTCCCGGGGGCGCAGTACCTCGGGCGACGCACACGCCTGGCGTTCGCGATCGACCTCGACGGGGAGCGGATCGTCCAGCACGCCGACCAGTTCCGGTTCACGCCGGTGACGGCGCCGGGGCGCGGCGGAGAGCCTCCGGTACCCGGTGTGGCGCTGCGGACGGAGGGGAGGGTCGCGCTCGAGTCGCTCCGGCGGGTGCCCGGCGGGGTCGAGGCGAGGTTCGTCAACTACGCCGACACGCCGCAGCCGCTGCGGGTGGCGGCCGAGGGCACCTGGGTGCCCACCGACCTCACCGGCGCAGCTGTCGGCGGGCCGGTCGACCCGTGGTCACTCGAAGTGGGCGCGGGCCGGATCATCACGCTACGGAGGGAGTTCTGATGCGTCACAGCGTGTCCAGGAGGGTGACTCTGGCGGACCAGTCGGCCGACCGGTACCAGCGGATCCCGTTCGAGGTGCCGGAGGGCGCCGGGTCGTTCGAGGTGTGGCTGGAGGTCGACGGCGGCCCGGAGGCCGTCGTCGACCTCGGCTGCGAGGGCCCGGACGGCTGGCGCGGCTGGTCGGGCGGCGCCCGCCGCACGTTCATCGTCGCCGAGGACGACGCGACCCCCGGCTACCTGCCCGGCAACGTCGTGGCCGGCACCTGGCATGTGATCGTCGGCCTGCACACGCTGCCGGGCAGCGGCGCGGAGGTGACGGTCACCGTCGAGACGCCCGCCCTCGGCCGCCCCGATCACGGGCCGGTCGAGCCGCCGGTGGCGCGTGCCGTCCGCGGCAGCGACCGCGACCTGCCGGCCCCGCCCGGGATGCGCTGGTACGCGGGCGACCCCCACTCGCACTCGCTGCACTCCGACGGGGCGCTCAGCCTGTGGGAGCTGGCCAACGAGGGGGTCCGCTCCGGCCTGGACTTCCTGTGCGTGACCGACCACTGCACCACCAGCCACCACGCCCACCTGCCCGCAGTGGGTGAGCGGCACGGGATCACGCTGGTGCCAGGGCAGGAGATCACCACGCATGCGGGCCACTCCAACGCCTACGGAGACATCGGATTCATCGACTTCCGCCGCCCCGCGCAGGACTGGGTCGACACCGTCGCGGAGCGCGGCGGCTTCATGTCGATCAACCACCCCGTCTCCGGAGACTGCTCCTGGCTGCACCGGCTGGACAGGGAGCCGGGTGGCGTCGAGCTGTACCACTCGTCCTGGTACGAGGAGCCCATCGCGACCTCCTGCCTGGCCTGGTTCCAGCGGTGGAGGCGCGACGTCGTCCTCATCGGCGGCGGCGACTTCCACAACCGCTCGAAGCCGTTGCGCCCCGGCCTGCCGACCACCTGGGTCGCGGCCGAGGAGTTGTCGCCCGACGCGATCCTCGACGGCATCCGCGCGGGCCGCACGGCGATGACGGGCAGCGGCCGGTTCGTGAGCGGAGACGAGGCGCGCCCCGTGCTCGACACGGCACCGATCCTGCTGCGTGAGGGCGAGGAACTGCTGGCGTTGGCCGCGACGGGCCTCGTGCTGATCTCCGGCGGAGGCCGGCGGCTGGTGGTGGAGTCCGACGCGCAGCGGATCGCGGCGCCGAAGGGCGACGCGCCGTACCGGCTCGAGGACTCACACCGGACGGTGCTGGCACTGTCGGCCTGACCACAGACCGCGGCCGGGCGGAGGGGGGCACAATCCCACCGCTCGGCCGCCGCAGCAATGTCGCATTCCTGCCAGATCGACGGCCATCCCTGCGCCATGCTAGAGGCATGTACACCGACCGCGACGCCTGCCTCCGGGCCATCCGGGCCAAGGATGCGCGCTTCGACGGCCGCTTCTACACCGGGGTGCTGACCACCGGCATCTACTGCCGCCCCTCCTGCCCCGCCCGCACCCCGCTCCCCGCCAACGTGCAGTTCTTCCCGACGGCCGCGGCCGCCCAGCAGGCGGGATTCCGGGCCTGCAAGCGCTGCCTGCCGGGCGCCACCCCCGGCTCCCCCGACTGGGACGTCCGCGGCGACGCCCTCTCCCGCGCCGTCCGCCTCATCGACGACGGCGTCGTCGACCGCGACGGGGTCCCCGGCCTGGCCGCGAGGCTCGGCTACTCGATCCGGCAGCTCCAGCGGCTGCTGGCCGACGGCGCCGGCGCGGGCCCGCTCGCCCTGGCGCGGGCACGCCGCGCCCAGACCGCCCGCACGCTGCTCGAGGCGACCTCCCTGCCCCACGCCGACATCGCCTTCGCCGCAGGCTTCAGCAGTGTCCGTTCCTTCAACGCGACGATGCGCGAGGTCTACGCCGCCACCCCCACCGAGCTGCGTGGCCGCGGTCCCGGGCGACACTGCCGCCCCGGCGGGTCGGGGCTCACGTTCGTCGACCTGGACCTGGCCGTCCGCCGTCCCTTCTGCCCCTGCAACGTGTTCGGCCACCTCATCGCCACCGCGATCGACGGCGTCGAGGTCTTCCGCGATGGCGTCTACCACCGCACGCTGCGGCTGCCCGTCGGGTTCGCCGTCGTGTCGCTGGCCCCGGGCGCGGCAGGGGTCTCCGCCCGCCTCGGGCTGAGCGACCTGGGCCAGCTGCCGACGGCGGTGGCCCGGATCCGCCGGCTGCTCGACCTGGACGCTGATCCCGTCGCGATCGACTCGTTCCTCGGCGACGACCCGCGCCTGGCCCCGCTGGTGGCCGCCCATCCCGGCCGCCGCATCCCCCGCGGGGTCGACGGCGACGAGATCGCGCTACGCATCCTGCTCGGCCAGCAGGTCTCGACCGCGGCGGCCCGCACGCACGGCGCCCGCCTCGTCGCCGCGGTCGGGGAGCCTGTCGAGACGCCCCTCCCCGGGCTGACTCACCTGTTCCCCACCGCCGAGCGGGTGCTCGACGCCCCCGATGCCGTGTTCGCATTCCCGGCGGGGCGCCGCGACACGATCCGCCGTACGGCGCTGGCTCTGGCGGACGGCACCCTCGACCTCGGCGTCGGCGCCGACCGCGACGAGGCCCGCGCGAAGCTCCTGGCGATGCGAGGCATCGGTCCGTGGACGGTGGAGATGATCGCGATGCGGGGGCTCGGCGATCCCGACGCGTTCCCGGCCACCGACCTCGGCCTCGTCCGGGCCGCGGAACGCCTCGGCGTGCCGGACCTGGCCGCGACATCCGCCGCCTGGCGCCCCTGGCGGTCCTACGCCACCCAGCACCTGTGGGCCCTGACCCCGCACGCCGTCAACACCATCCCGGGCGTCCCGGGCTGTGAGGAGAGATCATGACCTGGTCCACCGTCGACTCCCCCATCGGGGAACTCACCGTCGTCGCCGAGGACGGCGCCCTCGTCGGCCTGTACATGACCGGCCACCGGCCGGCCCCGGACCCGGAGAGCTTCGGAGAGCGGGTCGACGACGCGCTCCCTGCCGCGACCGCGCAGCTGACCGAGTACTTCGCCGGGGAGCGGACCGCCTTCGACCTGCCACTCGCCCCGCGCGGCACGGCGTTCCAGCAGGCCGTGTGGGCCGCGCTCCGCGACATCCCCTACGGCGAGACCCGCTCGTACGGGGAACTCGCCGCCGCGCTCGGCAGGCCGGGGGCGTCGCGGGCCGTGGGGCTCGCCAACGGGCGCAACCCGATCAGCATCGTGGTGCCGTGCCACAGGGTCGTCGGCGCGGGAGGCAAGCTGACGGGCTATGCGGGCGGGATGGAGCGCAAGTCGTGGCTGCTGGCGCTGGAGCTGAGCGGCGGGGCCTGAGTCGTCGCCGTCGACGGCCGACCAGGCTGCTACCCGGCGAGGCGGCGGAGCAGGGACAGTGCGTCGTCGAGCCGGTCGACGGGCACGAGCAGGTGGTCGTGGAAGTAGCCGGCCAGCATGTTGCAGCTGATGCCGGCCTGTGCCAGCGTCGTCGACACGGCCGCCGTCAACCCCACGGCCTCGAGCGACGAGTGCACCTCGAGGGTGATCCAGCCGAAGACGGCGTCGTAGGCGAGACCCTCGGCGTCGGCGACGGCGCGAGGCAGCACGAGCGTCGTGCCCTCGGACTCCGTGATCCGGGCCACGGCGGGAAGGTCGCGGTCGGTGCAGACGAAGACGTAGTCACCGTCGCGCACGGCGGGGCTGAGCGACCGGAGCAGCAGGTCGAGGTCGGCGATGGCAGGCATGCCGCCATGCTAAGCGACTGGTCCGCGCATGAAAGAGCCCCCGGTCAGGGACCAGGGGCTCGATCACGACTGGCGGAGGTGGCGGGATTTGAACCCGCGATGGGGTTGAAGCCCCAAACCCGCTTAGCAGGCGGGCGCCATAGACCGTACTAGGCGACACCTCCAGTGCCGGACCAGACTAGCCGAGCAACCGGATCGGCGCCAAAACGCGAGCGGGTTAGACTTGACGGGCAGGAGGCCCACATGACAGAAGCCCCGCGGCCGCGCCGCGCCTTCAACCCGGACGATGACGTACCGTCGCGGGAGCCGATGTCATCCCCCGCGGACGATCCGGAGGCGACGGTCGAGAGGCCCGATCTGGGGCTGGGGTCGCCGGGCTGGTTCCGCGCCCGTTCGACGAGCTCAGGACCCGACCCTTCGACAGGCTCAGGACCCGGAGGGTCCCTGAGGAGCCCGAGGGACGAGGGCGTCTCGAAGGGGACCGACGGGACCGACGGGACCGAAGAGGGCGTCTCGAAGGGGACCACTGGCCCCGTCGACGGGACCGATCACGTCGTCGCCGCAGCCGCCCTCTCCCTCTTCCGTGACCCGCCCGCCCCCGGCGCCGGCGGCGCGCACGCCCAGCCCGCCTCCCTCGCCGAGTCCCAGCGCCGCGCCCACCTCCGCACCTCACTCGGCCTGACCGCCGCCTCGACGGTGCTCCCCGGCGTCGGCCTGCTCGGCGCCAAGCCCATCGGGCTCAAGCTCCTCGGCGCCCTCACCTCGCTCGCCACCCTCGGCGGCCTCGGCTACCTCGCCTACCGGGCCCTCACCGATCCGAACATCCTCGGCGCCGTCGCGAACCCCGCCTACCTGCCGGTCATCAGCGGGGCCGCGATCGCGATCGGCCTCGTCTGGGTCCTCCTGATCCTGGTGACCCACCTCGCCACCCGCCCCCAGGGGCTCAGCGGCGGCAAGCGCCTCGTCAGCGCCATGCTGGTGACGAGCCTGACGTTCCTCGTCGCCGCGCCGACCGCCGTCGGCGCCCGCTACGCCAGCGATGCCTCGGCGGCGCTGAACACCGCCATGAAGAAGCGCGAGGACATCACGGCCAACGGCCAGGTCACGCTCGCGCCGCCGGAGGTCGCCGTCGACCCGTGGCAGGACGTGCCCCGCCTGAACATCCTGTTGCTCGGCGCCGACGGCAACAAGGGCCGCGAGCAGATGGTGGCCCAGTACGGCATCCGGACCGACACCATCATGGTCGCGTCCATCAACACGGCGACCGGCGACACCATCCTGATCCAGATCCCCCGCAACGTCCCGACGACGCCGTTCCCCGAGGGCAGCGAGATGGACAAGGAGTTCCCGCGCGGATTCCGCGGTGAACCCGCCGCCGACTGGATGGTCAACGGCATCTGGGCCGAGGTGGAACTCAACCGCCCCCACGTGCTCGAGGGCAAGACCTTCCGAGGCGCAGAGGCCCTCAAGCAGGGCATCCAGGGCATCACGGGCCTGGAGATCAACTACTTCCTCATGCTCGACACCGACGGCCTCTCGGAACTCGTCGACGCCATGGGCGGCGTCACCGTCAACATCAACGAGCGGATCCCGATCGGCGGCAACACCGACAAGAAGATCCCGCCGTCGGGTTGGCTGGAGGTCGAGAAGGACGCGCACCTGGACGGCGTCGACGCCCTCTGGTTCGCCCGCGGCCGCTACGGCAGCGACGACTACCACCGGATGGCCCGCCAGTCGTGTCTCGTCGACGCCATCATCAAGCAGGCGAACCCGACGAACCTGCTGAGCCGGTTCGAGGCGATCGCCTACGCCGGGGCGAAGATGATCCAGACGGACATCCCGCAGGAGGACCTGTCGGCGATGATCACCCTGGCGCTGCGGGTCAAGGACGCCTCGACCACCCGTGTCGTGTTCACGCCCGGCCTCAACGGCTACAGCTCGTCGAACCCGGACTACGACGCCATGCACGCGGCGGTCGCCGCCGCCGTGGACGCGTCCGACAACCCGGTCTCCCCGGCCCCGGCCACCAGCGCCCCGGCGGCGACGGGATCAGCCACCTCGACGGCGACGTCGTCGTCGGCAGACCCGTCGGCCCCCGTCACCAACGAGGCGGGTGTCGCCGAGGGCAACCAGGATGTCGCGAACGCGTGCGCCTGGCGGGGTGACACCGAGGAGGAGTAGTCCTCAGTCGCGGAAGCGGGCGGCGTCGAGCCGGCCCCGCACGTCGGCGATGACGTCGTCAATCTGCGAGTTCTGCGCGATCGGGAAGACGAGGTTCGTGCGGCGGTCATCGTGATGGTGGATGGTCAGCCGTTCACGTTCCTTCGTGGCCGTCACCCGGGTCACCTCGCGCCACGCACCCTCCAGGCGGGTCCCGTTGCCGGTGACCGCGTAGCCGTCCTCCCTCAGCGTCAGGCGCAGCGTCGCCTGCCGCATGACGTAGAGGGCCAGCGCCGTCAGTGCGAGCCCGGCCACCAGCAGCACCCCACCGATGACGGCGAACGCGACGTGCCAACCGGACGACAGCGACACCACGAGTAGAAGTGCCCCAGGAGAGCCGCGACCGCCGCGACCGCGAAGGCCCGCACGGGCGGCGGGGGCTGGATGAGGTACGACGTAGCTGCCATGACGGCAGCCTACCGGCGCCCCGCTGCGGCGTGGTGGCTGCGGTCGGCGTCGGCGGAGGCGCTAGAGTTGCCCCCGACTGGCGAGGTCGCATAGTGGACTAGTGCAGCCGCCTTGAAAGCGGCCGAGGGGCAACTCTCCGTGGGTTCGAATCCCACCCTCGCCGCCACCGGACCCGGAGGGGAGACAGATGCCGCCCCGCTCGCCACTGCCGCCCCGTCACGGGCTGCAGGCCGCCTGGGTCCGCACACCTGACCGGGACCCGGCCGACCCGCTGCCCTGGCCCACGATGCGCGACTGGCTCGTCCACAAGCTCGCGCCCTCGCCCGAGGATGTCGACGCCATGCTGGCCGCCGGCGCCTTCGTCGACGACGCCGGTCTCCCGTGGACCGGCAGCGAGCCGTACCGGCCGCACACGTTCGTCTGGTTCCACCGGACCCTGCGGGACGAGCCGGAAGTCCCCGGCGAGCTGACCGTCCTGTACCGCGACGACCGCATCGTCGTCGTCGACAAACCGCACTTCCTGTCGACGATCCCCCGCGGCAGGCACATCGTGCAGAGCGTCGTCGTCAAGGCCAGGACGATGCTCGACCTGCCCGAACTCTCCGCCGCGCACCGGCTCGACCGGGCCACCGCCGGCGTCGTGCTGCTGACCACCGAGAAACGGTGGCGGGCGCCGTACCAGGGCCTCTTCGCCGACCGCAGGGTCACGAAACGCTACGAGGCCATCGCCCCCTTCGACCCCGCATGCGTGTTCCC
The DNA window shown above is from Tessaracoccus defluvii and carries:
- a CDS encoding ABC transporter ATP-binding protein, which gives rise to MTSTITTTALVKQYPNGVRGVDGVDIEIAEGEFFALLGPSGCGKTTLLRSIAGLETITEGSLRIGDEEMTNREPGERGVAMVFQDYALFPHMDVSDNIAYPLRIRKVAKEERKKVAADTAGRLSLEHLLERRPGQLSGGQQQRVALARAIATRPKVLLLDEPLSNLDARLRLEARSFLKELQRELGVTSVFVTHDQSEALALADRMAVMKEGRIQQIGTPREVFHAPANTFVASFIGSHPMNLLDGIVTGGRIAVLGTTIAVRAETAALLSEGQKVVVGARPEYITWSPTPVPDGVEAEVSTIENLGASALLTARAGDDRLQAVVDEDPLPEPGQVVWFQIPVSKTMVFDEESGLRIGGEEQ
- a CDS encoding CehA/McbA family metallohydrolase, whose product is MRHSVSRRVTLADQSADRYQRIPFEVPEGAGSFEVWLEVDGGPEAVVDLGCEGPDGWRGWSGGARRTFIVAEDDATPGYLPGNVVAGTWHVIVGLHTLPGSGAEVTVTVETPALGRPDHGPVEPPVARAVRGSDRDLPAPPGMRWYAGDPHSHSLHSDGALSLWELANEGVRSGLDFLCVTDHCTTSHHAHLPAVGERHGITLVPGQEITTHAGHSNAYGDIGFIDFRRPAQDWVDTVAERGGFMSINHPVSGDCSWLHRLDREPGGVELYHSSWYEEPIATSCLAWFQRWRRDVVLIGGGDFHNRSKPLRPGLPTTWVAAEELSPDAILDGIRAGRTAMTGSGRFVSGDEARPVLDTAPILLREGEELLALAATGLVLISGGGRRLVVESDAQRIAAPKGDAPYRLEDSHRTVLALSA
- a CDS encoding glycoside hydrolase family 38 N-terminal domain-containing protein; translation: MTDPLPRAMWIVPHTHWDREWYEPHDVFRARLVSMLDSLLTMLEREPGYRFTLDGQSAAIDDYLEIRPEETDRVRAAVARGQLALGPFQILLDEFCCDGETIVRNLEHGIASARRLGGEMRVGYLPDMFGHAAQTPQILRGFGIADASLWRGVPAAVDRHAFLWEGLDGSAVRVEYLWDGYGSALKLFEPLEKLPELVDAYVRENAGWFGGEDVAGWFGTDHMAPRADLVQILRAYDGEVELRIGTVADVIAARDHSPAALASLPVVRGELRSHARGNLLPGVFSIRTDLKAAMAAAERALTTGERLDAFVGGPSRTAFFERGWGLVIESTAHDSVTGCGVDSTADEVESRLKVAAQTAAGAIDIALAPLGSAAQEGAVAVFNQSAFRRPVQAELVLEADRAGLPANVQLLKSLPTVIGDETVSTSDLPKIVRRIHGQELFGKHIRSWTWEGDELVFTVADHTAGDFDLAGFVAVLTRKSAEGERLFRVVTQVPPTSRVLVAGEADGLSAVALDARAAAAPSHPVAARGTALDNGLVRVEVASDGGVTVEDLRSGVALSDALRIVDDGDRGDSYNYGPVDGPVTAAESVEVVTVEEGPLRGRILIRRGYRLPVGIDATDRSRRADETTLQLVETLLELRAGEPFVRVDVTLTNHVRDHRLRVLVPTLGSGLTGSTSVGQYGATARGRDAEGGWGEFPLPTFPATRSITAGGVGVLLDKLVEYEIVDGGAGPDQIALTALRSVGMMSVNVHPLRDEPAGSQFEVPGAQYLGRRTRLAFAIDLDGERIVQHADQFRFTPVTAPGRGGEPPVPGVALRTEGRVALESLRRVPGGVEARFVNYADTPQPLRVAAEGTWVPTDLTGAAVGGPVDPWSLEVGAGRIITLRREF
- a CDS encoding carbohydrate ABC transporter permease, which gives rise to MTTSTASAPGTRSSRRRAEDVAGLGTKRALVFVTPALLVIALFLLFPAIWTIYLGMTNYRLTGLAAANTEFVGLANYSQALGDKSFWNSLRLTLIFVFFSGVLGQTLLGFTLAWSTRRIVGWARTLLESIVLAAWVIPGSVHAFLWIALLDRRGGTLNALLGTDGKAWLIEHPMTVIVIFNIWIGTAFSMQLFSSALSAVPPSQLESARMAGASGWEQLRDVVLPNIRGHVLTNTLMITLWTFNTFTPYLLTAGGPNGKTEILSVYIYQTAIPGGQLGFGAAISMIMLLINLAIALMYMRIGRSRK
- a CDS encoding DNA-3-methyladenine glycosylase 2 family protein, with amino-acid sequence MYTDRDACLRAIRAKDARFDGRFYTGVLTTGIYCRPSCPARTPLPANVQFFPTAAAAQQAGFRACKRCLPGATPGSPDWDVRGDALSRAVRLIDDGVVDRDGVPGLAARLGYSIRQLQRLLADGAGAGPLALARARRAQTARTLLEATSLPHADIAFAAGFSSVRSFNATMREVYAATPTELRGRGPGRHCRPGGSGLTFVDLDLAVRRPFCPCNVFGHLIATAIDGVEVFRDGVYHRTLRLPVGFAVVSLAPGAAGVSARLGLSDLGQLPTAVARIRRLLDLDADPVAIDSFLGDDPRLAPLVAAHPGRRIPRGVDGDEIALRILLGQQVSTAAARTHGARLVAAVGEPVETPLPGLTHLFPTAERVLDAPDAVFAFPAGRRDTIRRTALALADGTLDLGVGADRDEARAKLLAMRGIGPWTVEMIAMRGLGDPDAFPATDLGLVRAAERLGVPDLAATSAAWRPWRSYATQHLWALTPHAVNTIPGVPGCEERS
- a CDS encoding carbohydrate ABC transporter permease encodes the protein MSTSTPTLGRQLRKVTGRVLFIVLLVLIGVFFALPMAWLVVAPFDAAPTMAVKWPEWTLSNFQRLLDNPYAIGSIGNSLILALGTMVITVLFATLASYALSRVKIPGRDGLLYGMLLLSSIVTGTAAMVPTFQLMNAIHLINTHTGVMLVLAGGLLPTVVFILKDFMDSVPKSYEESARLYGAKPYQVLSHVVVPVARPGIAFVAIWTVVQVWGNFLVPFLLLRDPTSQPAAVMMYTFYTESGQADLRLISAFSLIFALPVILLYFFVNRKFGFRFYGGIKS
- a CDS encoding methylated-DNA--[protein]-cysteine S-methyltransferase, coding for MTWSTVDSPIGELTVVAEDGALVGLYMTGHRPAPDPESFGERVDDALPAATAQLTEYFAGERTAFDLPLAPRGTAFQQAVWAALRDIPYGETRSYGELAAALGRPGASRAVGLANGRNPISIVVPCHRVVGAGGKLTGYAGGMERKSWLLALELSGGA